Proteins encoded in a region of the Lolium rigidum isolate FL_2022 unplaced genomic scaffold, APGP_CSIRO_Lrig_0.1 contig_10342_1, whole genome shotgun sequence genome:
- the LOC124680224 gene encoding cysteine-rich receptor-like protein kinase 44 codes for MHRMARFPLLPTLLLAVASALVPVTVADPQAKVLNLGCSQYNATPTAGFLAALNSTFAELRANLSAGGGFATAAQPRAAAPAFALAQCRPYVTGRDCVACFDAAAARIRSCGAANGGRVILDGCVIRYESAAFFDQTTLPGNTQLCDGSAVAGGDFGSAVRALVGDLIAAVPRVPGLAAAAAGSGVYAMAQCVETIGMGGCAQCLEVASKNIDACSPNSDGRSVDAGCFMRYSDMRFFPANATVDLAPYLRSGKSSRKGAVIGGILGGVAFMLLLVLLALLWIWRSRKLQKPRRGDILGATELRGPTSFYYKDLKAATNNFSEKSKLGEGGFGDVFKGVLKNGKTVAVKRLTVVQTSRAKADFESEVKLISNVHHRNLVRLLGCSRKGSECLLVYEYMANSSLDKFLFGEKRGTLNWKQRFNIIVGMARGLAYLHQEFHVCIIHRDIKSSNVLLDDDFQPKIADFGLARLLPDDHSHLSTKFAGTLGYTAPEYAIHGQLSEKVDTYSFGVVILEILSGRKSNDTRLEPETQYLLESVWKLYENENLISLVDESLDPEEYKPEEVKRIIEIALLCTQSAVASRPTMSEIVVLLLTKNSPELQPTRPTFIDSTSRVRGETSSSSSSSASKATVSFTQFSAR; via the exons ATGCACCGCATGGCTCGCTTCCCGCTGTTGCCGACTCTACTACTGGCAGTCGCCTCCGCGCTGGTTCCGGTCACCGTCGCTGACCCGCAGGCTAAAGTGCTCAACCTCGGCTGCAGCCAGTACAACGCCACGCCCACGGCcggcttcctcgccgccctcaacTCCACCTTCGCCGAACTCCGCGCCAATCTCTCCGCCGGGGGCGGCTTCGCCACCGCCGCgcagccgcgcgccgccgcgccggcgtTCGCGTTGGCGCAGTGCCGCCCGTACGTCACCGGGAGGGACTGCGTCGCCTGCTTCGACGCCGCCGCGGCGCGCATACGTTCCTGCGGCGCCGCCAACGGCGGCCGCGTCATCCTGGACGGTTGCGTCATACGGTACGAGAGTGCGGCTTTCTTCGATCAAACCACCCTCCCTGGCAACACTCAGCTCTGCGACGGCTCCGCCGTTGCCGGCGGCGACTTCGGCAGCGCGGTGCGAGCGCTGGTCGGCGACCTCATCGCCGCTGTGCCCCGCGTCCcggggctcgcggcggcggccgcgggctCCGGCGTGTACGCGATGGCGCAGTGCGTCGAGACGATCGGGATGGGCGGCTGTGCGCAGTGTTTGGAGGTGGCTTCTAAGAACATTGACGCTTGTTCCCCCAATTCCGACGGCCGCTCCGTGGATGCCGGGTGCTTCATGAGGTACTCTGATATGCGGTTCTTCCCGGCTAATGCGACCGTAGACCTGGCACCATACTTGCGTTCTG GAAAATCAAGCCGGAAGGGAGCCGTCATAGGAGGAATTTTGGGAGGTGTAGCCTTCATGTTGCTGCTGGTGTTATTAGCTTTGTTGTGGATCTGGCGGTCTAGGAAGCTGCAGAAGCCTCGGAGAG GTGATATACTTGGAGCAACGGAACTACGAGGTCCAACAAGTTTTTACTATAAAGATCTTAAGGCTGCAACCAATAATTTCAGTGAGAAAAGTAAACTTGGAGAAGGAGGTTTTGGCGATGTATTTAAG GGTGTGCTGAAAAATGGGAAAACTGTTGCAGTAAAAAGGTTGACAGTAGTACAAACTAGCAGGGCCAAAGCAGACTTTGAAAGTGAGGTGAAGTTGATTAGCAATGTTCATCATCGAAATCTTGTCCGGCTTCTTGGTTGTTCTCGCAAGGGTTCCGAATGCCTACTTGTTTATGAATATATGGCAAATAGTAGCCTTGACAAGTTCCTCTTCG GTGAGAAACGTGGAACACTTAACTGGAAGCAGCGATTTAACATCATTGTTGGCATGGCTCGTGGCCTTGCATATCTTCATCAAGAGTTCCATGTGTGTATCATACACCGTGACATTAAATCaagcaatgttcttcttgatgACGACTTTCAGCCTAAGATTGCTGATTTTGGTTTGGCAAGGCTCCTACCTGATGATCATAGTCATCTCAGCACTAAATTTGCTGGAACACT GGGTTACACTGCTCCTGAGTATGCAATCCATGGCCAACTATCAGAGAAGGTTGACACATACAGCTTTGGCGTAGTCATTTTGGAAATACTAAGTGGTCGGAAGAGCAATGATACAAGGCTGGAACCTGAAACACAATATCTACTTGAATCG GTATGGAAGCTATATGAAAATGAGAACTTGATTAGCTTGGTGGACGAGTCGTTAGATCCTGAAGAATATAAGCCAGAAGAGGTAAAAAGAATAATAGAGATAGCGCTTCTCTGCACTCAATCAGCCGTTGCATCAAGGCCAACAATGTCAGAGATAGTCGTGTTGTTGTTAACAAAAAATTCTCCCGAGTTGCAGCCCACAAGGCCCACTTTTATTGATTCAACAAGTAGAGTGAGAGGTGAAACATCCTCCTCCAGTTCGTCCTCTGCATCCAAGGCCACTGTCTCTTTTACACAGTTTTCAGCCAGGTAA